The Methanoplanus sp. FWC-SCC4 genome has a window encoding:
- a CDS encoding Zn-ribbon domain-containing OB-fold protein translates to MSVPRFWRKQPQRYNLIGTKCETCGTHYFPPRTLCPKCRREGKIVEHKFKGTGKVVTFSIIRTTSEEYDIQTPFPVAIIELDEGTRMTAPVVCDINEIHIGMPVKSTFRKIVSDGPSGTIVYGTKFVPA, encoded by the coding sequence ATGTCAGTTCCACGTTTCTGGAGAAAACAGCCCCAGCGCTATAATCTGATTGGTACAAAGTGCGAGACATGCGGTACACACTATTTCCCGCCACGTACACTTTGTCCAAAATGCAGAAGAGAAGGAAAAATTGTCGAACATAAATTTAAAGGAACAGGTAAAGTTGTCACCTTCTCCATAATCCGAACGACAAGTGAAGAGTACGATATTCAGACACCTTTCCCGGTTGCAATTATCGAACTCGATGAGGGAACCAGAATGACTGCACCTGTGGTCTGCGATATTAATGAAATACACATAGGAATGCCGGTAAAATCCACATTCAGAAAGATTGTTTCTGACGGCCCGAGCGGAACTATAGTATACGGTACAAAATTTGTACCTGCTTAA
- a CDS encoding thiolase domain-containing protein, which yields MRDVAVIGIGLTNFGEMWDTSFRELCVEAGVKAIEDAGLDGEQIDEMFVGNMSGGRFVLQEHIGALIADYAGLATNHIPSTRTEAACASGGLAFRQAVTCVASGMQDVVIAAGVEKMTDVSGGETTDALAGAADREWEGIYGVTFPSLYAMMARDYIHKYGLTREQLAQVAVKNHFNGARNPIAQFRKEITLDVVKNSTLVADPLRLMDCSPVSDGASAVIVCPLERAHEFTDTPVKVLASTQATDTISLHDRRDISTIDATIAAGNRAFKMAGLERKDIDLVEVHDCFTIAEICAIEDLGFCKKGEAGKLTEEGYTALDGKLPVNTSGGLKACGHPVGATGIKQVCEIVQQLRGDAGKRQVNGAEIGMTQNVGGTGATVVTHIFGRT from the coding sequence ATGAGAGACGTAGCAGTTATCGGAATAGGACTCACCAACTTTGGTGAAATGTGGGACACCTCATTCAGAGAGCTTTGTGTTGAAGCCGGTGTAAAGGCAATAGAAGATGCAGGGCTTGACGGTGAACAGATTGACGAGATGTTTGTCGGAAACATGAGCGGTGGTCGTTTTGTACTCCAGGAACATATTGGAGCACTCATTGCAGACTACGCCGGCCTTGCAACAAACCACATCCCTTCAACAAGAACAGAAGCAGCCTGTGCATCAGGAGGTCTGGCATTCAGACAGGCAGTTACCTGCGTCGCATCAGGGATGCAGGACGTAGTAATTGCAGCAGGTGTCGAGAAAATGACCGATGTCTCCGGCGGAGAGACAACCGATGCCCTTGCAGGCGCAGCTGACAGGGAATGGGAAGGAATCTACGGAGTCACATTCCCTTCACTTTACGCAATGATGGCAAGGGACTACATCCACAAGTACGGTCTTACAAGAGAACAGCTTGCACAGGTTGCAGTCAAAAATCACTTCAACGGCGCAAGAAACCCAATAGCACAGTTCAGAAAAGAAATTACACTGGACGTTGTCAAAAACTCAACCCTTGTTGCAGACCCTCTGCGCCTCATGGACTGCTCACCGGTTTCAGACGGAGCTTCAGCAGTTATCGTATGCCCGCTTGAACGTGCACATGAATTCACAGACACACCTGTCAAAGTTCTGGCATCAACACAGGCAACAGATACAATTTCACTTCACGACCGCCGTGACATCAGCACAATTGATGCAACAATCGCGGCAGGAAACCGTGCATTTAAGATGGCAGGGCTTGAGAGAAAGGATATCGACCTTGTTGAAGTCCACGACTGTTTCACAATTGCAGAAATCTGTGCAATAGAAGATCTCGGATTCTGTAAAAAAGGAGAAGCCGGAAAACTTACAGAGGAAGGATACACTGCTCTTGACGGAAAGCTTCCTGTCAACACAAGCGGCGGACTTAAGGCATGCGGACACCCTGTCGGTGCAACAGGCATAAAGCAGGTCTGTGAAATTGTCCAGCAGCTCAGGGGAGATGCAGGAAAGAGACAGGTTAACGGTGCCGAAATCGGAATGACACAAAATGTCGGCGGAACCGGTGCAACTGTTGTAACACACATATTTGGGAGGACCTAA
- a CDS encoding TspO/MBR family protein yields the protein MKLKNYIKEPLTLIASVIICNLAGIIGGFFTETGPGSWYAEELVKPWFIPPSIAFPIVWITLYTLMGISLYLLLAEGFNRQKVRAAVSVFAIQLILNVLWSVLFFGMKSPLFGMIGIIFLWIFILQTIIVSYDINKKAAYLLMPYIAWVSFAAYINAAILMINPVIV from the coding sequence ATGAAATTAAAAAATTATATAAAAGAACCACTGACTCTTATAGCCTCGGTCATAATCTGCAACCTTGCAGGAATAATAGGAGGATTTTTTACTGAAACCGGCCCTGGTTCATGGTACGCAGAAGAGCTTGTAAAGCCATGGTTTATTCCGCCTTCAATTGCATTTCCAATTGTCTGGATTACACTTTACACACTGATGGGGATATCCCTGTATCTTCTGCTTGCTGAAGGGTTTAACCGGCAGAAAGTACGGGCGGCGGTTTCAGTGTTTGCAATTCAGCTGATTTTAAATGTGCTCTGGTCGGTTTTGTTCTTTGGTATGAAAAGTCCGCTATTCGGGATGATTGGGATTATATTTCTCTGGATATTCATATTGCAGACAATCATTGTTTCATATGATATCAACAAAAAGGCGGCATACCTGCTTATGCCATACATTGCATGGGTTTCTTTTGCAGCATATATCAATGCGGCAATACTGATGATAAACCCGGTTATTGTCTGA
- a CDS encoding mechanosensitive ion channel family protein, giving the protein MAEEFSLNLNAINFGALFSLSLGNLILALATLILGYIIVRFIGEAIRKSGEKNLNIPALMMIQIARAIKFVLYVLVILLALAFLNFDVAGIIIAIGAFLGLILGFGMKDTVNNIASGLWISATKAYDIDDEVTVSGLTGLIVDMNLLATELKQIDNARAIIPNGNIWNSPIINYTKMPIRMLILNFGISYDSSVPDAVNAAVSAAKKHSLVHGDPEPAVKFLEMAESSVNLQLRVWVNTPDYYQVKSELMNMLYDGLNTAGVKIPYPHVELVKE; this is encoded by the coding sequence ATGGCTGAAGAATTTTCATTAAATTTAAATGCAATAAATTTTGGCGCACTTTTTTCGCTGTCGTTGGGAAATCTGATTCTGGCTTTGGCAACTCTTATTTTAGGTTACATAATTGTCAGGTTCATAGGAGAGGCCATCAGAAAAAGCGGTGAGAAAAATCTGAATATACCTGCTCTTATGATGATCCAGATTGCAAGGGCGATAAAATTTGTACTATATGTACTTGTGATACTCCTGGCTCTCGCTTTCCTGAATTTCGATGTTGCCGGAATAATCATTGCAATCGGTGCGTTCTTAGGTCTGATTTTGGGATTTGGCATGAAGGACACTGTAAACAACATTGCATCAGGACTTTGGATTTCGGCAACAAAAGCATATGATATTGATGATGAGGTGACAGTTTCCGGTCTGACCGGCCTGATTGTTGACATGAACCTGCTTGCAACAGAGCTGAAGCAGATTGACAATGCAAGGGCAATAATTCCAAACGGAAATATCTGGAACAGTCCAATTATCAATTATACCAAAATGCCAATCAGGATGCTCATATTAAATTTCGGAATATCGTATGACAGCAGTGTGCCTGATGCGGTAAACGCAGCCGTTTCAGCTGCCAAAAAACATTCACTGGTTCATGGCGATCCTGAGCCAGCCGTTAAATTTCTCGAGATGGCTGAATCATCAGTTAATCTTCAGCTTAGGGTCTGGGTTAATACACCTGATTACTATCAGGTAAAATCGGAGCTTATGAACATGTTATATGATGGTCTCAACACGGCAGGTGTCAAAATTCCTTATCCACATGTTGAACTTGTAAAAGAATAA